From a region of the Apibacter sp. B3706 genome:
- a CDS encoding helix-turn-helix domain-containing protein, whose product MLKEYSIANILGVPNHFISYYVGTFEGTEDPDIEWPHRHSFYSLVWFTHGSGFYVVDFQEYPIKPNRIFLVNTKQIHNWEYSSDSKGYILMVDACLGLELGINNHRAFVDVPTSYIHIMESCFMNFIHEFGLKDEVADATIKLGIPYLYSILNRLSFKKETNFHHTLLDDLKMVIFEENFKTSSIEYYAEKLKVTTQELNEICKQYKGISSKQYIIDLKITEAKRLLLFSEYNVNEIAYKLGFEDPSYFSRIFKKKTDFSPSTFLEKYLKQK is encoded by the coding sequence ATGTTAAAAGAATATTCAATAGCAAATATCTTAGGAGTACCGAATCATTTCATTTCGTATTATGTGGGAACATTCGAAGGAACAGAAGATCCGGATATTGAATGGCCTCATCGACATTCCTTCTATTCTTTGGTTTGGTTTACTCATGGAAGCGGATTTTATGTAGTCGATTTTCAAGAATATCCCATAAAACCCAACCGTATTTTTCTTGTAAATACTAAACAGATACATAATTGGGAATATTCTTCTGACAGCAAAGGGTATATTTTGATGGTGGATGCTTGCCTGGGATTGGAATTGGGTATTAATAATCATAGGGCATTTGTCGATGTTCCAACTTCATATATACATATAATGGAAAGCTGTTTTATGAACTTTATTCATGAATTTGGATTGAAAGATGAAGTAGCCGATGCAACTATAAAATTAGGAATTCCCTATCTCTATTCCATACTTAACAGATTATCATTTAAAAAAGAAACAAACTTTCATCATACTCTTTTAGACGATTTAAAAATGGTAATTTTTGAAGAAAATTTTAAAACATCATCCATTGAATATTACGCTGAAAAATTGAAAGTTACAACTCAAGAATTAAATGAAATTTGTAAACAATACAAAGGCATTTCTTCCAAACAATATATTATAGATCTTAAAATTACAGAGGCCAAACGATTATTACTATTTAGCGAGTATAATGTTAACGAGATAGCTTATAAATTAGGTTTTGAAGATCCCTCTTATTTTTCACGTATTTTCAAAAAGAAAACAGATTTCTCTCCTTCAACCTTTTTGGAAAAGTACCTAAAACAGAAATAA
- a CDS encoding Do family serine endopeptidase has translation MKKNKFEIKKIGSYILVGAIGGLISAGAVTSISKNTNLNDFEIFKNPTHNEKAYFTSASTNSVVGLNPPDLTIAAEKTVNAVVSVKCYSSYVQQQQRRSLDPFDFFFGDPFNSQGQQRQQQNPKDSPNGLGSGVIISSDGYIVTNNHVIDGADKIEITLNNQKTYTATLVGTDINSDIALLKIDEKGLSFLNFYNSDNVRIGEWVLAVGNPFGLTSTVTAGIISAKGRSLDLLRSNSRSPIESFIQTDAAVNPGNSGGALVNANGDLIGINTAIASHSGTGTFEGYSFAVPSNIAKKVVEDIRKYGLVQRGYLGIGALDLSDDSAVKQYNSQNKTNYKSQEGVLITDIQNDGGAKDAGLKKGDIIKQIDGTNIKNFPTLSGVIGEKRPGDQVKVTVIRDDSYKSFNVRIKDAKGGTSVKTKNDLSVAEKLGAEFQELTDDQKVNYGLESGIVVTRIDSNGKLKLAGIGEGYILMEVNDKPVNSEKDIEKILKNYKGTVSVRYVDPYGRIYRRGFKME, from the coding sequence ATGAAAAAAAATAAGTTTGAAATTAAAAAAATAGGTTCTTATATTTTAGTAGGTGCGATAGGGGGATTAATTTCTGCAGGTGCAGTTACCTCCATATCAAAAAATACGAATTTAAATGATTTTGAAATATTTAAAAATCCTACTCATAACGAAAAAGCTTATTTTACTTCAGCTTCTACCAATAGCGTAGTTGGATTAAATCCTCCCGATTTAACCATCGCAGCAGAAAAAACCGTGAATGCAGTAGTGAGTGTAAAATGTTATTCTTCCTATGTGCAGCAGCAACAACGCAGATCCTTAGATCCGTTTGATTTCTTTTTTGGAGATCCTTTTAATTCTCAAGGGCAACAAAGACAACAACAAAATCCAAAAGATTCTCCAAACGGTTTAGGTTCGGGAGTAATTATTTCTAGTGATGGTTATATTGTTACTAATAACCACGTGATTGATGGAGCTGATAAAATAGAAATTACACTTAATAATCAAAAAACATATACAGCCACTTTAGTCGGAACGGATATTAATTCAGATATTGCTCTGTTAAAAATTGATGAAAAAGGGCTCAGCTTTTTAAATTTCTATAATTCCGATAATGTGAGAATTGGTGAATGGGTATTAGCTGTAGGAAATCCATTTGGATTAACTTCAACAGTAACAGCGGGAATCATTTCAGCCAAAGGCCGTAGTTTAGATCTCTTGCGTTCCAATTCCAGAAGTCCTATTGAATCTTTTATTCAAACCGATGCGGCAGTAAATCCCGGGAATAGTGGAGGTGCTTTAGTAAACGCCAACGGTGATTTAATTGGTATTAATACAGCAATTGCTTCTCATTCCGGAACCGGAACATTTGAAGGGTACAGTTTTGCTGTTCCTTCCAACATAGCTAAAAAAGTTGTGGAAGATATTCGCAAATACGGTTTGGTTCAACGGGGTTATTTGGGTATTGGTGCTCTTGACTTAAGTGATGATTCTGCAGTTAAACAATATAATTCTCAAAATAAAACCAACTATAAATCACAAGAAGGTGTACTTATCACTGATATTCAAAATGACGGAGGAGCAAAAGATGCCGGCTTGAAAAAAGGAGATATTATCAAGCAAATTGACGGAACAAATATTAAGAACTTCCCTACTCTTTCGGGAGTTATTGGTGAGAAAAGACCGGGTGACCAAGTGAAGGTTACCGTTATACGAGATGATTCGTACAAATCTTTCAATGTTAGAATTAAAGATGCTAAAGGGGGGACTTCAGTTAAAACGAAAAACGATTTAAGTGTTGCCGAAAAGTTGGGTGCTGAATTTCAAGAATTGACTGATGACCAAAAGGTTAATTACGGTTTAGAATCCGGTATTGTTGTAACCAGAATTGATTCTAACGGAAAATTGAAATTAGCAGGCATTGGTGAAGGATATATTTTAATGGAAGTAAACGATAAGCCTGTTAATAGTGAAAAAGACATTGAAAAAATATTAAAAAATTATAAAGGAACGGTTTCTGTTAGATATGTAGATCCTTATGGTAGAATCTATCGTAGAGGATTTAAAATGGAATAA
- the pdxY gene encoding pyridoxal kinase PdxY, which yields MKNILSIQSHVVYGHAGNSAAEFPMQRCGVRVWSLNTVQFSNHTQYGQWTGEVMTAKHLLDIVQGIDNIHQLKKCDAVLNGYIGSPEQGKSILEIVKKVKNENPNAVYFCDPVMGHPEKGCIVAPGVSEFFKNEAMGVSDIMAPNLLELEILTDQTITSVADVVSAVDVIHSKGVKTVLVKHLSRAGYRSDKFEMLLSTSEGKWHISRPLVDFGVRQPVGVGDLTSGLLLTHMLLGKNYKEVLEHTTAAVYAVMLETHRQGEYELQLVAAQDEIVNPTQMFEAVKL from the coding sequence ATGAAAAATATTTTATCCATCCAATCTCATGTAGTGTATGGCCACGCAGGAAACAGTGCAGCAGAATTTCCCATGCAGCGTTGCGGCGTTAGAGTATGGTCATTAAATACGGTGCAATTTTCCAATCATACACAATATGGACAATGGACGGGTGAAGTAATGACAGCCAAACATTTATTGGATATTGTTCAAGGAATCGACAACATCCATCAGTTGAAAAAATGCGATGCAGTTTTAAACGGATACATCGGTTCTCCCGAACAAGGAAAATCAATTTTGGAAATAGTTAAAAAGGTTAAAAATGAAAATCCAAATGCCGTTTATTTTTGTGACCCCGTTATGGGACATCCTGAAAAAGGCTGTATTGTAGCTCCCGGAGTATCGGAATTTTTTAAAAATGAAGCGATGGGAGTAAGTGACATTATGGCACCTAACTTATTAGAGTTGGAAATTTTAACCGATCAAACCATTACTTCAGTTGCAGATGTAGTTTCTGCAGTTGATGTAATTCACAGTAAAGGGGTAAAAACTGTATTAGTTAAACACTTAAGCAGGGCAGGCTATCGTTCAGATAAATTTGAGATGTTATTGTCTACTTCAGAAGGGAAATGGCATATATCAAGACCTTTAGTAGATTTTGGTGTTCGTCAACCGGTTGGAGTAGGGGATCTTACTTCCGGTTTATTACTGACCCATATGTTACTGGGGAAAAATTATAAAGAAGTATTAGAACATACGACTGCTGCTGTTTATGCCGTTATGCTGGAAACTCATAGACAAGGAGAGTATGAATTGCAATTGGTAGCAGCACAAGATGAAATTGTAAATCCGACTCAAATGTTTGAGGCAGTAAAATTATAA
- a CDS encoding adenylate kinase, with amino-acid sequence MNIIVLFGPPGSGKGTQAKILAEKFHLEHISTGDLFRYNIKNNTKLGQEAQTYINHGKLVPDELTTEMLIDELKRNSNKKGFILDGYPRTKSQAEALDELLDSIFQTRVDVTLALYVEDEILVKRILKRSEESGRSDDADESIIRNRIKEYYEKTAVVSNYYKEQHKLVELDGEGSIEDITAELSKEIEKFV; translated from the coding sequence ATGAATATAATTGTTTTATTTGGCCCTCCCGGGAGTGGAAAAGGGACTCAAGCAAAAATTTTAGCAGAAAAGTTTCACTTAGAACACATTTCCACCGGAGACTTATTCAGATATAATATAAAGAATAATACCAAATTAGGTCAAGAGGCTCAAACCTATATAAATCATGGAAAATTAGTGCCGGATGAACTTACAACAGAAATGTTGATAGATGAACTTAAAAGAAATTCAAACAAAAAAGGGTTTATCTTAGATGGGTATCCAAGAACTAAAAGCCAAGCAGAAGCCCTTGATGAATTATTGGATTCTATATTTCAAACCCGAGTAGATGTAACGTTAGCCCTTTATGTAGAAGATGAAATTCTAGTTAAAAGAATTTTAAAAAGAAGTGAAGAAAGCGGTCGTTCAGATGATGCAGATGAAAGCATAATTCGTAACAGAATTAAAGAATATTATGAAAAAACAGCCGTTGTTTCGAACTATTATAAGGAACAACATAAACTGGTTGAATTAGATGGAGAGGGAAGTATTGAAGATATAACCGCAGAACTGTCTAAAGAAATAGAAAAGTTTGTATAA
- a CDS encoding heavy-metal-associated domain-containing protein, which produces MKNELKFKTNIDCGGCVKAVTPFLSKVEGISKWEVDTSNPDKILSVDLDGATEEEVVNAVKKAGFTIEKI; this is translated from the coding sequence ATGAAAAATGAATTAAAATTTAAAACTAATATAGATTGTGGAGGTTGTGTAAAAGCAGTAACTCCGTTTTTATCTAAAGTGGAAGGTATTTCAAAATGGGAAGTTGACACTTCTAATCCGGATAAGATCTTGTCTGTAGACTTAGACGGTGCTACGGAAGAAGAGGTTGTCAATGCAGTAAAAAAAGCCGGATTTACCATTGAGAAAATTTAA
- a CDS encoding carboxymuconolactone decarboxylase family protein has product MKKLLTVLVVFILTLNSYAQMEKSERYQKGWEKLKEIDGEAGIRTVESLKDISPELSRFIIEYSFGEVYSLKALDNKSKEIAAISSLMAQGAIPQLKVHLHGALQVGCSINEIKEVILQMSVYCGFPKCINGMNAFREVLKERKEKGIKDEEGKKASKNETDRYKLGADYLAMLKKEQEGILKKAYRDISPELVNFVIEYGYGDIFSRDNLDKKYRQIATIAALATLGNAQSQLNFHIKGALNIGLTPDQIKEVMLLMTVYAGFPASINGINILKEVVYNK; this is encoded by the coding sequence ATGAAAAAATTACTTACCGTTTTAGTGGTATTTATATTAACATTAAATAGTTATGCGCAAATGGAAAAATCAGAACGTTACCAAAAAGGTTGGGAAAAATTAAAAGAAATTGATGGAGAAGCCGGAATCAGAACTGTTGAAAGCTTAAAAGATATTTCACCGGAATTAAGTAGATTTATTATTGAATATTCATTTGGAGAAGTCTATAGTTTAAAAGCGCTGGATAATAAATCAAAAGAAATAGCGGCCATCTCATCTCTCATGGCACAGGGAGCCATACCTCAATTAAAAGTCCATTTACATGGAGCCTTACAAGTAGGTTGTTCCATAAATGAAATAAAAGAGGTTATTTTGCAAATGTCGGTATATTGTGGATTTCCAAAATGTATTAATGGAATGAATGCATTTAGAGAGGTCCTTAAAGAAAGAAAAGAAAAAGGAATAAAAGATGAAGAAGGTAAAAAGGCTTCTAAAAATGAGACAGACCGATATAAGTTAGGAGCTGATTATTTAGCCATGTTGAAGAAAGAACAAGAAGGTATTCTGAAAAAGGCGTATCGAGACATTTCACCGGAGTTGGTTAATTTTGTTATTGAATATGGATATGGAGATATTTTTTCAAGAGATAATTTAGATAAAAAATATAGACAAATTGCCACCATAGCAGCTTTAGCAACATTGGGAAATGCACAATCTCAATTAAATTTTCATATAAAAGGAGCATTGAATATAGGTTTAACTCCAGATCAAATCAAAGAGGTAATGCTACTTATGACAGTCTATGCAGGATTTCCTGCTTCTATAAACGGAATAAATATTCTTAAAGAAGTTGTTTATAACAAATAA
- the obgE gene encoding GTPase ObgE → MQSNFVDYVKIFCKSGHGGAGSAHLHRAKYIPKGGPDGGDGGRGGHIILRGNAQLWTLLALKYSKHNKAENGKPGGKQELTGANGADLYIEVPVGTIAKDESGTIVGEITKDKEEIILLEGGKGGLGNSHFKSSTNQTPRYAQPGLPGKEGNFILELKLLGDVGLVGFPNAGKSTLLSALTSAKPKIADYAFTTLVPNLGIVKYRDFQSFVIADIPGIIEGASEGKGLGYKFLRHIERNSILLFLIPADAKDYYQEYKILLNELNKYNPELNDKDRVIAISKSDLLDKELEDEIRKTFPENFKLLFISAVTGENLIQLKDELWKLLHQ, encoded by the coding sequence ATGCAGTCGAATTTTGTTGATTATGTTAAAATTTTTTGTAAAAGCGGACACGGAGGCGCCGGTTCTGCACACCTTCACAGAGCAAAATATATCCCTAAAGGTGGTCCTGATGGAGGTGATGGAGGAAGAGGAGGACATATAATTTTACGTGGTAATGCTCAACTATGGACCCTTTTGGCTTTAAAATATTCCAAACACAATAAAGCAGAAAACGGTAAACCCGGAGGAAAACAAGAATTAACCGGAGCTAATGGAGCGGATTTGTATATAGAGGTTCCCGTAGGAACTATCGCTAAAGATGAAAGCGGAACTATTGTTGGAGAAATAACTAAAGATAAAGAAGAGATAATTTTACTTGAAGGAGGAAAAGGAGGGTTAGGAAATTCACACTTTAAGTCATCAACCAATCAAACTCCGCGATATGCTCAACCCGGATTGCCCGGTAAGGAAGGTAATTTTATTTTGGAATTAAAATTATTAGGTGATGTGGGATTGGTAGGTTTTCCAAATGCAGGAAAATCAACATTATTGTCTGCATTAACCTCTGCAAAACCGAAAATAGCCGATTATGCTTTTACCACCTTAGTACCTAATTTAGGAATCGTTAAATACAGGGATTTTCAATCTTTCGTAATTGCCGATATTCCGGGTATTATTGAAGGAGCATCCGAAGGAAAAGGTTTAGGATATAAATTTCTAAGACATATAGAAAGAAATTCAATTTTATTGTTTTTGATTCCGGCTGATGCAAAAGATTATTACCAAGAATATAAAATTCTGTTAAATGAGCTTAATAAATATAATCCGGAATTAAATGATAAAGATCGAGTAATTGCAATTTCAAAATCAGATTTACTGGATAAAGAATTGGAGGATGAAATAAGGAAGACTTTTCCTGAAAATTTCAAATTGTTATTTATTTCTGCCGTAACCGGCGAAAATTTAATTCAATTAAAAGACGAACTTTGGAAATTATTACATCAGTAA
- a CDS encoding MarR family winged helix-turn-helix transcriptional regulator, which yields MTNSEKENSIGYQLSYTENLHRNLLNKKFSTNKLDITPEQFIILDLLTEHSTGISMQKISEKIHRDNSAITRSIDILEKKNLVSRVNAEKDRRKKIILITEQGITLLHNAKDIAKQYAKEVAKGLTEKQLNDLFTILKIIQKNINESNI from the coding sequence ATGACTAACTCTGAAAAAGAAAATTCGATCGGTTACCAATTAAGTTATACAGAAAATCTGCACAGGAATCTATTAAATAAAAAATTTTCTACCAATAAGTTAGACATTACTCCCGAACAATTTATTATTTTAGATTTATTAACGGAACATTCTACAGGAATATCCATGCAGAAAATATCAGAAAAAATACACAGAGATAATTCTGCCATCACCCGATCCATTGACATTTTAGAAAAAAAAAATTTGGTAAGCAGAGTCAATGCAGAAAAAGATCGTCGGAAAAAAATTATATTAATTACTGAGCAAGGAATTACACTTTTACATAATGCCAAAGACATAGCAAAGCAATATGCGAAAGAAGTAGCCAAAGGACTAACTGAAAAACAACTTAATGATTTATTTACTATTCTTAAGATTATCCAGAAAAATATTAATGAATCTAATATATAG